One stretch of Diabrotica undecimpunctata isolate CICGRU chromosome 5, icDiaUnde3, whole genome shotgun sequence DNA includes these proteins:
- the LOC140441008 gene encoding uncharacterized protein — protein sequence MGKKISVMTPKKTIKISPDPNRSRSKGRDDLLDDYSPICVAKIFPTNADRPPVTLESFRPKKNTCLDYELSETYLRWQVGNTKIRASHITGTYVPAPPGHFAPKKLKGLYFNGCPPVWKFLDEISKEKIEKQQTRNRAHFKEFLRRTHENQSAGFNHMHNLLTSMAGPPWFQELSPAQLRTIDNLQECILKDLKGNTIENVKGNMAEFGLYFRPNEKMLKIALEFCCAVDYEFLLILYQVMNPRRMCYSINDRLLLSAVVHLTIIETLRECHVRLPSPPRKPCTPVCMPCKGRKTKQGDCIYSVPPKIHYASPYLEPYTFKPDPPKFSGKYENKHIQYPQSPYFSYLDALRDEIKNAESVLDIDVNGINDPEEKELLREHQAAEKKYNDLQEHGTWKGLVPPTIKLECMDFVNRSRDCRPVKLPSLFPLEDTLPPCTCSEVEKPDGGECCTDFHTCECNKDRNTVCVCKENTNLFLKALCNRCLTILKRTTNNMVGGLAQYDGNMLPIIQGIFKDRECKCLARFKDQLSAIAAGNKLSCKPEKYTIGGVAITSQGPSFIINSLLNKKELEYKIEKEESKEDVCTCGEPQEKKADIDECCVNDSKESSQEKFEKNDEPEESKEEPEEIDKTMPWEIADCTCKKAFEDFTTKQCTCPQCLEDKRRKEAMFIVSGVSNTDQDGVVENVVNIGGVQQKQCDCLHQHMEKIKNMEEYRQRVKARLQMKYHDDKYCIGGVATTKYGPVYFNQGVQKEISCTCITDHLKEEEEAKRRMPEKPHTGRIKYAITGVTAKEDKNYFTISHAVHTKPCPCLTMYRTYKQEHMWCFDTFYEYINITQRELEEYELEKPYEYEDLDLDLDLQHEPTVEPALTHCPQEDERVDGSQPKQECPYSKTEEQNGALLCQEVCTLNSSNYKICSECGKCVALDYITNQCDCRKEDKCREQNNSPPSQEVCPFQPPNYKICSECKKCVASDSVIDNCNCRSSKETIQDECECRKEGKREQCDRSHSQKVCPFQPPNYKCSECGKCVTMDSTIDQCDCASSEETIRAKCECRKDLCRAPVEDPCVCKSDEIVKEKDICSCTEDPSHKCTCFDDPCNCTEDPSYKCTCFDDPCNCTEDANDACTCFDDERFKATETQCGDGFGDSDFKRFLILDKIPCNKRKQMEILKKLLEGLAMDGYPLAKLPDAHKLPIFRLWMQMRCGKSWTQRQKRAFNQLTNKYLMHTNICYQKIKVPKMPICPHMADKFNWNHFELLREMTSSLIFEYRRKIKQLRVHSAREYFPIMYDYPFPFRTFRNNYFAYLPAKEEDIYVGNFRRTDWTSPKQRDASCFRFDNKK from the exons ATGGCAAGTCGGTAACACCAAAATACGGGCTTCCCATATAACCGGTACGTACGTACCTGCTCCTCCGGGACATTTTGCTCCGAAGAAACTTAAAGGACTGTACTTTAATGGATGTCCGCCGGTTTGGAAATTTTTGGACGAAATCAGCAAAGAGAAGATTGAAAAGCAACAAACAAGAAATAGAGCGCACTTCAAAGAATTTTTGAGAAGGACTCATGAGAATCAATCGGCTGGTT TTAATCACATGCACAATCTTTTGACCTCAATGGCTGGACCGCCATGGTTCCAAGAACTGTCCCCTGCTCAATTGAGAACGATCGACAATCTGCAGGAATGCATACTCAAAGATTTGAAGGGAAATACAATCGAGAACGTTAAAGGAAACATGGCGGAATTTGGGCTGTACTTTCGACCGAACGAGAAAATGTTAAAGATAGCGCTGGAGTTCTGCTGTGCCGTCGATTATGAGTTTTTGCTGATTTTGTATCAAGTTATGAATCCCAGACGAATGTGTTATTCCATCAATGACAG ACTTCTTCTCTCGGCAGTAGTTCACTTAACCATCATCGAAACCCTACGAGAATGCCACGTCAGGTTACCGTCCCCACCCCGAAAACCATGCACTCCCGTTTGTATGCCGTGTAAAGGGAGAAAAACAAAACAAGGAGATTGTATTTATTCTGTTCCTCCGAAGATACATTATGCATCTCCTTATTTGGAACCGTATACTTTTAAGCCAGATCCGCCAAAGTTTAGTGGAAAATACGAGAATAAACATATTCAGTATCCTCAGAGTCCGTATTTTTCTTATTTGGATGCTTTG agGGATGAAATAAAAAATGCGGAGAGTGTGCTAGATATCGATGTAAATGGAATAAATGATCCAG aaGAAAAAGAGCTTTTACGGGAGCATCAAGCGGCCGAGAAAAAGTATAACGACCTCCAAGAGCATGGCACATGGAAAGGTTTGGTACCTCCAACTATAAAATTAGAATGTATGGATTTTGTGAATAGATCCAGAGATTGTAGACCCGTCAAGTTGCCATCGCTGTTTCCATTAGAAGATACGTTGCCTCCGTGTACTTGCAGTGAAGTCGAAAAGCCAGACGGTGGAGAAT GCTGTACAGATTTCCACACTTGCGAATGTAACAAAGACCGCAACACCGTATGCGTCTGCAAGGAAAACACCAACTTGTTTTTGAAGGCCTTATGCAACAGGTGCCTAACGATCTTAAAGCGAACCACCAACAACATGGTGGGAGGTCTCGCACAGTACGACGGAAATATGCTACCGATTATCCAAGGGATTTTTAAGGACAGGGAATGCAAGTGCTTGGCTCGGTTTAAGGACCAACTGTCAGCAATAGCAGCAG gtAATAAGTTGTCTTGCAAACCTGAAAAATATACCATCGGAGGCGTCGCTATCACTTCACAGGGGCCTTCGTTTATAATAAATTCTCTGCTTAACAAGAAAGAACtagaatataaaatagaaaaggaAGAGTCTAAGGAAGATGTATGCACTTGCGGAGAGCCACAAGAAAAAAAAGCGGACATAGACGAATGCTGCGTGAACGATTCTAAAGAAAGTAGTCAAGaaa AATTCGAGAAAAACGATGAGCCAGAAGAATCCAAGGAAGAACCTGAAGAAATAGACAAGACTATGCCTTGGGAAATAGCGGATTGTACATGTAAGAAAGCTTTTGAAGATTTTACTACGAAACAGTGTACGTGTCCACAATGTTTAGAAGATAAAAGGCGCAAAGAAGCGATGTTTATCGTATCGGGTGTATCCAATACAGATCAAGATGGAGTCGTGGAAAACGTCGTAAACATCGGGGGCGTTCAACAAAAACAATGCGATTGTCTTCATCAACAtatggaaaaaattaaaaatatggag GAGTATAGACAAAGAGTCAAAGCCAGACTCCAAATGAAGTACCATGACGATAAATATTGCATTGGAGGTGTTGCAACAACTAAATATGGCCCAGTTTACTTCAACCAAGGTGTCCAAAAAGAAATTTCGTGTACTTGTATTACAGATCATCTGAAAGAAGAAGAGGAAGCTAAGAGGCGAATGCCCGAGAAACCCCATACAg GCCGAATTAAGTACGCTATAACTGGTGTAACAGCTAAAGAAGACAAAAACTATTTTACGATAAGTCATGCTGTACATACAAAACCTTGCCCTTGCTTAACTATGTATAGGACCTACAAACAGGAGCATATGTGgtgttttgat ACTTTCTACGAGTATATAAATATTACTCAAAGAGAGCTAGAAGAATACGAATTAGAAAAACCATACGAATACGAAGACCTAGACCTAGATCTAGACCTTCAACACGAACCTACTGTCGAACCAGCTTTAACTCATTGTCCACAAGAGGATGAAAG GGTAGATGGCTCACAACCAAAACAAGAATGCCCTTATAGTAAAACTGAAGAACAAAACGGTGCTTTACTTTGTCAAGAAGTTTGCACACTTAACTCATCTAATTACAAAATATGTTCCGAATGTGGGAAATGTGTGGCCTTAGATTATATAACCAATCAATGCGATTGCCGAAAAGAAGATAAATGTAGAGAACAAAACAATTCGCCTCCTAGCCAAGAGGTGTGCCCGTTTCAGCCGCCTAATTACAAAATTTGTTCTGAATGTAAAAAATGTGTGGCTTCAGATTCTGTAATCGACAACTGCAACTGTCGATCTTCAAAAGAGACAATACAAGACGAATGTGAATGCCGAAAGGAAGGTAAAAGAGAACAATGCGATCGTTCTCATAGTCAGAAAGTGTGTCCATTTCAGCCACCTAATTATAAGTGTTCTGAATGTGGAAAATGTGTAACAATGGATTCTACGATAGATCAATGTGATTGTGCATCTTCAGAAGAGACAATAAGAGCCAAATGTGAATGCCGCAAAGATTTGTGTAGAGCACCGGTCGAA GATCCATGCGTATGTAAGTCCGATGAAATAGTCAAAGAAAAGGATATCTGTAGTTGTACCGAAGACCCTTCACATAAATGCACCTGCTTCGATGATCCTTGTAATTGCACGGAAGATCCTTCATATAAATGCACCTGCTTTGATGATCCCTGTAATTGTACCGAAGATGCTAATGACGCATGCACTTGCTTTGATGATGAACGATTCAAAGCGACAGAAACGCAGTGTGGAGACGGATTCGGCGATTCTGATTTCAAACGATTTCTTATACTTGACAAAATACCTTGTAATAAACGCAAACAGATGGAGATTTTAAAG AAACTGCTAGAAGGTTTAGCGATGGATGGATACCCTTTAGCTAAACTTCCAGATGCTCATAAGCTACCAATATTCCGGCTGTGGATGCAAATGAGATGCGGCAAAAGTTGGACACAACGACAAAAAA GAGCATTTAATCAATTGACCAACAAATATTTGATGCACACAAATATTTGTTATCAGAAGATTAAAGTACCCAAAATGCCGATCTGTCCACATATGGCCGATAAATTTAACTGGAACCATTTCGAACTCCTAAGGGAGATG aCTTCTTCGCTAATATTCGAGTACCGCCGCAAAATCAAGCAGTTACGAGTCCACAGTGCCAGAGAGTACTTCCCTATAATGTACGACTATCCTTTTCCGTTTCGTACCTTCAGAAACAATTATTTCGCGTACTTGCCGGCCAAAGAGGAAGATATTTACGTGGGCAACTTCCGAAGAACCGACTGGACTTCGCCGAAACAACGAGACGCAAGTTGCTTCAgatttgataataaaaaataa